From a region of the Lactuca sativa cultivar Salinas chromosome 4, Lsat_Salinas_v11, whole genome shotgun sequence genome:
- the LOC111892406 gene encoding uncharacterized protein LOC111892406 produces MPSSSSTNSWILSLKAVLISAGLVSVAVMMKLAIPLMLNFAVSDLPAIWSVLVSLLKPPYLYVVINGIIITIAASTRFQHNNHQDNENHSQQQVNPPSDLASDLPPVSTMRRLNMADHPPVVYDIEPNVMEPPVVYESAPAVVDVKNMVALSGPEVVGGDEDAFVVSRPTWNPPQSIIKGESPPPKKVQPEFDFPVRERQLLSSRFSQHRKPTPEGARVLRVLKPKKHETMETTWKMITEKRHMPLTRHLRKSDTFVNHHNDVQSDESEDVATTTTTTTTKVVKKSETFKDRSNYENQNDYPKTASSAAAAGGKLKKEASLSNDELNRRVEAFIKKFNDDMRLQRQESLNQYMEMVNHGDGAH; encoded by the exons ATGCCGTCGTCATCATCAACTAATTCATGGATTCTCTCTCTGAAAGCTGTATTGATCTCAGCTGGTCTTGTGTCTGTAGCTGTGATGATGAAGTTAGCGATTCCGTTGATGTTAAACTTCGCCGTGTCCGACCTCCCTGCGATTTGGTCGGTTCTTGTATCCTTGCTTAAGCCTCCGTATCTGTATGTTGTCATTAACGGAATCATCATCACCATCGCCGCTTCGACACGCTTCCAACACAACAATCACCAGGATAATGAGAATCACTCTCAGCAGCAGGTTAATCCGCCGTCAGATCTGGCATCCGATTTGCCTCCGGTATCGACTATGCGGCGTTTGAATATGGCGGATCATCCGCCGGTGGTTTACGATATTGAACCTAACGTGATGGAGCCTCCGGTGGTGTATGAGAGTGCGCCTGCGGTTGTTGACGTGAAGAATATGGTAGCGCTGAGTGGGCCAGAGGTAGTTGGAGGAGATGAAGATGCGTTTGTTGTATCGAGGCCCACGTGGAATCCTCCTCAAAGTATAATTAAGGGGGAGTCTCCACCTCCGAAGAAGGTTCAACCGGAGTTCGATTTTCCGGTGAGAGAGAGACAGCTTTTATCTTCCAGATTCTCTCAACATCGGAAACCGACACCGGAAG GTGCGAGAGTACTGAGGGTGCTGAAACCGAAGAAGCACGAGACGATGGAAACCACATGGAAGATGATAACAGAAAAGCGTCACATGCCTTTGACGAGGCACCTCCGGAAGTCGGACACGTTCGTGAACCACCACAACGATGTTCAGTCCGACGAGTCCGAAGACGTggcgacgacgacgacgacgacgacgactAAGGTGGTGAAGAAATCTGAGACATTCAAGGACCGGTCGAACTACGAAAACCAAAACGATTATCCGAAAACAGCGTCGTCGGCGGCGGCGGCAGGAGGGAAGTTGAAGAAAGAGGCGTCACTGAGTAACGACGAGTTGAACCGGCGAGTTGAAGCGTTCATAAAGAAGTTTAACGATGACATGAGATTGCAGCGACAAGAGTCCCTGAATCAATACATGGAGATGGTGAACCATGGGGATGGGGCCCATTAA